The following are encoded together in the Onychostoma macrolepis isolate SWU-2019 chromosome 03, ASM1243209v1, whole genome shotgun sequence genome:
- the LOC131536645 gene encoding gastrula zinc finger protein XlCGF57.1-like isoform X2, producing the protein MRDPEPCRIKHTEDTEQQTELMEESVQSEVEEEHHVKPGEKPLDHSKTKKTFLKKIEANKSITCTQCGKSFPCKSILERHMRVHTGEKPFTCDQCGNQFKEKGQLNKHMKIHTGEKPFTCDQCEKSFTYKQSLGRHMRVHTGEKPFTCDQCRKSFTRPAHLRKHMRIHTGEKPHMCDQCGKSFRGKYNLNIHMRTHTGVKLFTCDQCEKCFTYKHNLNIHMMTHTGVKPFMCNQCGKRFSHKVSLEGHMSVHTGVKLFMCDQCGKSFTQSAHLKQHKKVHTGEKPHTCEQCGKSFTYKDYLKEHMRIHTGEKPFTCDQCGKSFTQSASLKVHMRIHTGEKPFKCDQCGKTFSRLSNLKKHLTVHTKEKSHSCSECGKSFSQIQSLHKHQKTHTGVREYLCIECGKTFTTARQLKLHQRVHTGEKTHKCSHCDKTFSRSGSLKAHEKIHTGEKLHTCDQCGKSFSFKSHLKIHMKIHAVEEPHSDVHKSLLLKS; encoded by the coding sequence agcTGATGGAAGAGAGCGTGCAGAGTGAAGTGGAGGAGGAGCATCATGTCAaacctggagaaaaaccttTGGATCACTCAAAGactaaaaagacatttttaaagaaaatagaaGCCAATAAATCtatcacctgcactcagtgtggaaagagcttcCCATGCAAATCAATTCTTGAGcgtcacatgagagttcatactggagagaaaccgttcacatgtgatcagtgcggaaaTCAGTTCAAAGAAAAAGGACAACTTAACAAACACATgaaaattcacactggagaaaagccatttacatgtgatcagtgtgagaAGAGTTTCACATACAAACAAAGTCTTGGGcgtcacatgagagttcacactggagagaaaccgttcacgTGTGACCAATGTAGAAAGAGCTTTACACGACCAGCACATCTTAGAAaacacatgaggatccacaccggagagaagccacACATGTGTGATcaatgtgggaagagtttcagagGCAAATATAATCTTAATATTCACATGAGGACCCACACTGGAGTGAAGCtgttcacatgtgatcagtgtgagaAGTGTTTCACATACAAACATAATCTTAATATTCACATGATGACCCACACTGGAGTGAAGCCGTTCATGTGcaatcagtgtggaaagagattCTCACACAAAGTTAGTCTTGAGGGTCACATGAGTGTTCATACTGGAGTGAAGCTGTTCATGTGTGACCAatgtggaaagagcttcacgCAATCAGCACACCTTAAACAACACAAGaaagttcacactggagaaaagccaCACACGTGTGaacagtgtgggaagagtttcacatacAAAGATTATCTTAAAGaacacatgaggatccacactggagagaagccgttcacgtgtgatcagtgcgggaagagtttcacgcAATCAGCAAGCCTTAAAGtacacatgaggatccacaccggagagaagccgttcAAGTGTGATCAGTGCGGCAAGACATTTAGTCGGTTATCAAACCTGAAGAAACACCTGACagttcatacaaaggagaagTCACATTCATGTTCTGAATGTGGGAAGAGTTTTTCACAGATTCAAAGTTTACATAAACATCAGAAAACtcacactggtgtgagagagtaCTTGTGCATTGAGTGTGGGAAGACTTTTACTACAGCGAGACAGTTAAAACTGCACcagagagttcacactggagagaaaactcacaagtgttcacactgtgacaagacaTTCAGTCGGTCAGGATCTCTGAAAGCACATGAGaagatccacactggagagaagctgCACACGTGTGATCAGTGCGGAAAGAGTTTCTCTTTTAAAAGTCACCTGAAGATACACATGAAGATCCATGCAGTGGAGGAACCACACAGCGATGTTCACAAGTCTTTATTGCTGAAGTCTTGA
- the LOC131536645 gene encoding gastrula zinc finger protein XlCGF57.1-like isoform X3 has product MSDPEPCRIKHTEEQTELMEESVQSEVEEEHHVKPGEKPLDHSKTKKTFLKKIEANKSITCTQCGKSFPCKSILERHMRVHTGEKPFTCDQCGNQFKEKGQLNKHMKIHTGEKPFTCDQCEKSFTYKQSLGRHMRVHTGEKPFTCDQCRKSFTRPAHLRKHMRIHTGEKPHMCDQCGKSFRGKYNLNIHMRTHTGVKLFTCDQCEKCFTYKHNLNIHMMTHTGVKPFMCNQCGKRFSHKVSLEGHMSVHTGVKLFMCDQCGKSFTQSAHLKQHKKVHTGEKPHTCEQCGKSFTYKDYLKEHMRIHTGEKPFTCDQCGKSFTQSASLKVHMRIHTGEKPFKCDQCGKTFSRLSNLKKHLTVHTKEKSHSCSECGKSFSQIQSLHKHQKTHTGVREYLCIECGKTFTTARQLKLHQRVHTGEKTHKCSHCDKTFSRSGSLKAHEKIHTGEKLHTCDQCGKSFSFKSHLKIHMKIHAVEEPHSDVHKSLLLKS; this is encoded by the coding sequence agcTGATGGAAGAGAGCGTGCAGAGTGAAGTGGAGGAGGAGCATCATGTCAaacctggagaaaaaccttTGGATCACTCAAAGactaaaaagacatttttaaagaaaatagaaGCCAATAAATCtatcacctgcactcagtgtggaaagagcttcCCATGCAAATCAATTCTTGAGcgtcacatgagagttcatactggagagaaaccgttcacatgtgatcagtgcggaaaTCAGTTCAAAGAAAAAGGACAACTTAACAAACACATgaaaattcacactggagaaaagccatttacatgtgatcagtgtgagaAGAGTTTCACATACAAACAAAGTCTTGGGcgtcacatgagagttcacactggagagaaaccgttcacgTGTGACCAATGTAGAAAGAGCTTTACACGACCAGCACATCTTAGAAaacacatgaggatccacaccggagagaagccacACATGTGTGATcaatgtgggaagagtttcagagGCAAATATAATCTTAATATTCACATGAGGACCCACACTGGAGTGAAGCtgttcacatgtgatcagtgtgagaAGTGTTTCACATACAAACATAATCTTAATATTCACATGATGACCCACACTGGAGTGAAGCCGTTCATGTGcaatcagtgtggaaagagattCTCACACAAAGTTAGTCTTGAGGGTCACATGAGTGTTCATACTGGAGTGAAGCTGTTCATGTGTGACCAatgtggaaagagcttcacgCAATCAGCACACCTTAAACAACACAAGaaagttcacactggagaaaagccaCACACGTGTGaacagtgtgggaagagtttcacatacAAAGATTATCTTAAAGaacacatgaggatccacactggagagaagccgttcacgtgtgatcagtgcgggaagagtttcacgcAATCAGCAAGCCTTAAAGtacacatgaggatccacaccggagagaagccgttcAAGTGTGATCAGTGCGGCAAGACATTTAGTCGGTTATCAAACCTGAAGAAACACCTGACagttcatacaaaggagaagTCACATTCATGTTCTGAATGTGGGAAGAGTTTTTCACAGATTCAAAGTTTACATAAACATCAGAAAACtcacactggtgtgagagagtaCTTGTGCATTGAGTGTGGGAAGACTTTTACTACAGCGAGACAGTTAAAACTGCACcagagagttcacactggagagaaaactcacaagtgttcacactgtgacaagacaTTCAGTCGGTCAGGATCTCTGAAAGCACATGAGaagatccacactggagagaagctgCACACGTGTGATCAGTGCGGAAAGAGTTTCTCTTTTAAAAGTCACCTGAAGATACACATGAAGATCCATGCAGTGGAGGAACCACACAGCGATGTTCACAAGTCTTTATTGCTGAAGTCTTGA